From Chryseobacterium shandongense, the proteins below share one genomic window:
- a CDS encoding carboxylesterase family protein — MTIQQHKGIYTFHTSFGKISALKENGVIKAKSIRYARSQRFKKPESLEYTENHKIPEKTPVCPQNVSPLLDRLIQKTDVEQFEPDESPQFLTITRPENFNEDEKLPVIVWIHGGSYEIGCGDLPTSDPSIWVKEQNIIVVSISYRLGLFGFLGGNEERPANLGLYDMIAALEWIKKYINDFGGDSENITLFGQSSGGDAIAHLMISEGTDNLFRRAIIHSAPLGFRINRQKMSSEFYRKTDLLKDEPDPLKMIESYVNFLPSFRKYGLKTSMPFCTQYGYPPLCREEESIAKWKKNAGTYDVLIGSNQDETAFYVKTAKEGIYTYLPHKILNKIVRKTTESIYEKPARIFAENFAAGGGNIYQFVIQSTLQNNYIGASHCVDLPLIFENKEAWKSAELLKDVPWEYIQENGKKLRALWAEFARTGAISEDSERPEILKLRKV, encoded by the coding sequence ATGACAATACAGCAGCATAAGGGAATCTATACCTTTCATACTTCTTTCGGAAAAATTTCAGCATTAAAGGAAAACGGCGTTATCAAAGCGAAAAGTATTCGCTATGCCCGTTCTCAAAGATTTAAAAAACCAGAATCCCTAGAATATACGGAAAACCACAAGATTCCGGAAAAAACTCCTGTATGTCCGCAAAATGTAAGTCCGCTGCTGGACAGGCTAATTCAGAAAACAGATGTAGAACAATTTGAACCGGATGAATCGCCGCAATTCCTTACCATTACGCGTCCGGAAAATTTTAATGAAGATGAAAAATTGCCCGTTATCGTTTGGATCCATGGCGGTTCTTATGAAATCGGATGCGGTGACCTGCCAACTTCTGATCCTTCCATTTGGGTAAAGGAACAAAATATTATTGTCGTTTCTATTTCTTACAGGTTGGGACTTTTCGGATTTTTAGGCGGTAATGAAGAAAGACCTGCTAATTTGGGGTTGTATGATATGATTGCTGCTTTGGAATGGATTAAAAAGTACATTAACGACTTTGGTGGAGATTCTGAAAATATTACGCTGTTCGGGCAGTCTTCCGGAGGCGATGCCATTGCCCATCTCATGATCTCGGAAGGGACCGACAATTTGTTTCGCCGTGCGATTATCCATAGCGCTCCGCTGGGCTTCAGAATCAACAGGCAAAAGATGTCATCTGAATTTTACAGGAAAACTGATCTTTTGAAAGATGAGCCGGATCCTTTAAAGATGATTGAAAGCTATGTGAATTTTTTACCTTCTTTCAGAAAATATGGTTTAAAAACGTCAATGCCATTCTGTACCCAATATGGATATCCTCCGTTGTGCAGGGAAGAAGAAAGTATTGCAAAATGGAAAAAAAACGCTGGTACGTATGATGTTTTAATCGGCTCAAATCAGGATGAGACGGCCTTTTACGTTAAAACGGCAAAAGAGGGAATTTACACTTATCTTCCTCATAAAATCCTTAATAAAATAGTGAGAAAAACGACAGAGTCGATTTATGAAAAACCTGCACGGATATTTGCAGAAAATTTTGCGGCTGGTGGTGGTAATATCTATCAGTTTGTTATTCAATCTACCTTACAAAATAATTACATCGGGGCATCACATTGTGTTGATCTGCCGCTGATATTCGAAAATAAAGAAGCCTGGAAATCGGCAGAGCTTTTGAAAGATGTTCCGTGGGAGTATATTCAGGAAAATGGGAAAAAACTTCGTGCCTTATGGGCAGAATTTGCCAGAACCGGAGCCATCTCAGAAGATTCAGAAAGGCCGGAAATTCTTAAACTGAGAAAAGTATAA
- a CDS encoding DUF3575 domain-containing protein: MKKFTLINAFLVLSGLHAQEITTSPSEKMNIIKTNVTAYAFRNINLTYERSINRWLSVNMGFGAMPEGKVPFINSFLSDEDEKRFQNLEAKSFNFTIEPRFYLGAGYGKGFYIAPYYRYSKITSNTFDFYYDYTFSGTTFQIPLKGFGNANGNSGGVMVGAQFFLTASRNLVLDFWIAGAHYGAGKGDFTLTSDIPLTPDMQAELKREIENLDIPYVNYTVETNTNGARVIIDGPWIGFRTGLSVGYRF; the protein is encoded by the coding sequence ATGAAAAAATTTACCCTCATTAACGCTTTTTTAGTTCTTTCCGGACTGCATGCACAGGAAATTACTACTTCTCCTTCAGAAAAAATGAATATCATTAAAACAAATGTAACGGCGTATGCGTTCAGAAATATAAACCTTACTTATGAAAGATCCATCAACCGCTGGCTTTCGGTAAATATGGGTTTTGGTGCCATGCCTGAAGGAAAAGTTCCGTTTATCAATTCTTTTTTAAGCGATGAAGATGAAAAAAGGTTTCAAAACCTGGAAGCAAAATCTTTTAACTTTACTATTGAGCCGCGATTTTATCTCGGTGCGGGATATGGAAAAGGATTCTATATTGCCCCTTATTACCGCTATTCAAAAATCACCTCCAATACCTTTGATTTTTATTACGATTATACCTTTAGTGGTACAACTTTTCAGATTCCTCTCAAAGGCTTCGGAAATGCCAACGGAAACAGCGGCGGGGTAATGGTTGGTGCCCAGTTTTTCCTTACTGCAAGCCGCAATCTCGTACTTGATTTCTGGATTGCAGGAGCTCATTACGGAGCAGGAAAAGGAGACTTCACGCTGACCAGTGATATCCCTCTTACTCCGGATATGCAGGCAGAGCTTAAAAGAGAAATTGAAAATCTTGATATTCCTTACGTCAATTATACGGTAGAAACCAATACGAACGGAGCCCGCGTCATTATAGACGGCCCATGGATCGGTTTCAGAACTGGATTGTCTGTTGGCTATCGATTCTAG
- a CDS encoding T9SS type A sorting domain-containing protein has protein sequence MRQALFFLLIASGIFSAQTTITKAFNDPVTGETASYLSVAGTPDNSATGSGVTFNNASLVLGAASVTSYSTPTSTEITTFPGSTLKMTAPGNTVYYKQSPSKLEITGLVTPDATLNLSSNNGTFISYPAAFGYSETDQAQGTFSSTAANGLCKGTITVSADASGTLILGSSSYTNVLRIKSVQNFNLHLPTDTSFLFPIGSIINTSYSYYNSTYKFPLLTTIQTVINVPLAGINNQTTNAAQALDTANLATEEIMMQDKLKIYPNPAQEFIGFKGVKEKYTTAKIYTPDGRLVKTSDIKSGQVQVSDLTSGSYFIEISGKDNKHRETSKFIKK, from the coding sequence ATGCGACAAGCTTTATTCTTCTTATTGATTGCTTCAGGTATTTTTTCTGCACAAACTACCATTACAAAAGCGTTTAATGATCCTGTAACCGGGGAAACCGCAAGTTATTTATCCGTAGCCGGAACACCGGATAATTCTGCAACAGGAAGCGGAGTAACCTTCAACAATGCTTCTTTGGTACTGGGTGCAGCTTCAGTTACCAGCTACTCCACTCCAACATCAACAGAAATCACCACTTTTCCGGGATCTACTTTAAAAATGACAGCACCCGGAAATACGGTCTATTACAAACAATCTCCTTCCAAGTTGGAAATTACAGGATTGGTTACTCCAGATGCCACCCTTAATCTCTCGTCAAACAACGGAACTTTCATTTCATATCCTGCAGCTTTCGGCTATTCGGAGACCGATCAGGCACAGGGAACATTCAGTTCAACGGCTGCAAACGGATTGTGTAAAGGTACGATCACAGTTTCTGCAGATGCTTCAGGAACCCTTATCTTAGGTTCTTCTTCCTATACCAATGTTCTGAGAATAAAATCCGTTCAGAATTTTAATCTGCACCTGCCTACCGATACGAGCTTTTTATTTCCTATTGGTTCTATTATCAACACTTCGTATTCATATTATAACAGTACTTATAAATTTCCTTTGCTAACAACGATTCAAACGGTAATCAATGTTCCGTTGGCGGGAATCAACAACCAAACGACCAATGCCGCACAGGCATTAGATACGGCAAATTTGGCTACGGAAGAAATAATGATGCAGGATAAACTGAAAATCTATCCTAACCCGGCTCAGGAATTTATTGGATTTAAAGGAGTAAAAGAAAAATATACAACAGCGAAAATCTATACGCCTGATGGCAGACTCGTGAAAACTTCCGACATAAAATCCGGACAAGTTCAGGTTTCGGATCTTACTTCCGGTTCTTACTTCATTGAAATTTCAGGGAAAGATAATAAGCATCGGGAAACTTCGAAATTTATTAAAAAATAA
- a CDS encoding DUF2200 domain-containing protein, whose protein sequence is MENKNYERIFNMPFAGVYPHYIAKAEKKGRTQEEVHAIIFWLTGYDERSLLKILENKTDFRTFFAEAPQINPKVSLIKGVICGYRVEEIEDELMRNIRYLDKLIDELAKGKKMEKILRTE, encoded by the coding sequence ATGGAAAATAAAAACTATGAAAGGATTTTCAATATGCCTTTCGCCGGAGTTTATCCTCATTATATTGCAAAAGCGGAAAAGAAAGGCAGAACCCAAGAAGAGGTACATGCCATCATTTTCTGGCTTACAGGCTACGATGAAAGAAGTCTCCTTAAAATCCTTGAAAACAAAACAGACTTCAGAACTTTCTTTGCCGAAGCTCCACAAATTAACCCCAAAGTATCACTCATTAAAGGTGTTATCTGCGGTTATCGCGTGGAAGAAATCGAAGACGAGCTGATGCGCAACATCCGTTATCTCGACAAACTCATTGACGAGCTGGCAAAAGGCAAAAAGATGGAGAAAATCTTAAGGACAGAATAG
- the arr gene encoding NAD(+)--rifampin ADP-ribosyltransferase, with protein sequence MEDKKEQYITDHGPFYHGTKADLKIGSLLTAGFESNYYPEIMMNHIYFTALQNGAGLAAALAKGKGRERIYIVEPTGAFENDPNVTDKKFPGNPTRSYRSTAPLKIVGEVTEWIRLTDAELQNWKERIAALRENPDAEIIN encoded by the coding sequence ATGGAAGACAAAAAAGAGCAATACATTACTGATCATGGTCCTTTTTACCACGGAACAAAAGCTGACCTGAAAATCGGCAGCCTTCTCACTGCCGGATTTGAATCAAATTATTATCCGGAGATCATGATGAACCATATCTATTTCACAGCTTTACAGAATGGGGCCGGCCTTGCCGCAGCGCTGGCAAAAGGAAAAGGAAGGGAAAGGATTTACATCGTTGAACCCACCGGAGCATTTGAAAATGACCCAAACGTAACCGATAAAAAATTCCCGGGAAACCCTACGCGTTCCTATCGCAGCACAGCTCCTCTGAAAATTGTCGGCGAAGTAACCGAATGGATCAGGCTTACTGACGCAGAGCTCCAAAACTGGAAAGAAAGAATTGCTGCATTAAGAGAAAATCCTGATGCAGAGATTATCAATTAA
- a CDS encoding DUF2461 domain-containing protein codes for MKKTFEFLKQLEKNNNREWFASHKAEYESAVKENKVFFNKVYAELQKNDHIKGVHIFRIYRDVRFSKDQTPYKTNFGAGYSRVKPMLRGGYYIHLEPGNSFVGGGFWAPDAKDLLRIRKEFEISTQEIDKIISDKTFINYFKEIQGEAVKTAPRGFDKDHPSIDLIRKKQYVVMRKFTDQEVVSEAFQNEAVLTFLAMRPFFDYMSEVLTTHLNGESLI; via the coding sequence ATGAAAAAAACCTTTGAATTCCTGAAACAGCTTGAAAAAAACAACAATCGCGAATGGTTTGCATCCCACAAAGCAGAATATGAATCAGCAGTCAAAGAAAACAAAGTGTTTTTCAATAAGGTGTATGCTGAACTTCAGAAAAACGACCATATAAAAGGAGTTCATATTTTCAGGATTTACAGAGATGTACGGTTTTCAAAAGATCAGACGCCGTACAAAACCAATTTCGGCGCCGGGTATTCCCGTGTTAAACCCATGCTGAGAGGCGGATATTACATTCACCTGGAACCCGGAAACAGCTTTGTAGGTGGCGGATTCTGGGCACCGGATGCCAAAGATCTGTTGCGCATCCGCAAAGAATTTGAAATCAGTACACAGGAAATAGATAAGATCATTTCAGACAAAACCTTCATCAATTATTTTAAAGAAATTCAGGGTGAAGCCGTAAAAACAGCACCCAGAGGTTTTGATAAAGACCACCCTTCCATAGACCTCATCCGGAAAAAACAGTATGTGGTGATGAGAAAATTTACCGATCAGGAAGTTGTATCAGAAGCGTTTCAGAATGAAGCGGTACTCACCTTTCTGGCTATGCGCCCTTTCTTTGATTATATGAGCGAAGTGCTTACCACGCACCTGAACGGGGAATCTTTAATTTAA
- a CDS encoding nuclear transport factor 2 family protein, producing the protein MNLPNVITELVQAQNNFDSTAYANCFTETAVVFDEGKTHNGKTEIENWIDKANKEYQAMMEPLEYSEAEHTLKAEVAGNFPGSPAILTYYYEFEDGLIQSLKIV; encoded by the coding sequence ATGAATTTACCCAATGTAATAACAGAATTAGTACAGGCGCAAAACAATTTCGACAGTACCGCATACGCCAATTGTTTTACCGAAACAGCCGTAGTGTTTGATGAAGGAAAAACGCACAACGGAAAAACCGAAATAGAAAACTGGATAGACAAAGCCAATAAAGAATATCAGGCAATGATGGAACCGTTAGAATATTCTGAAGCAGAACATACCTTGAAAGCGGAAGTTGCCGGCAATTTTCCGGGAAGTCCGGCGATACTAACGTATTATTATGAATTTGAAGACGGATTGATCCAGTCATTAAAAATCGTATAA
- a CDS encoding SDR family oxidoreductase, which translates to MEQQFNFNNELSGKIALVTGGTKGAGRAIAERLLQAGATVIITARNAPEKENDSLHFIAADLSKAEGSQKVVDEVLSTYGRLDILVNNLGSSETPAGGFAALTDENWESTLKANLLAPVRLDRGFLPQMIDRKNGVIIHIASIQGKLPLYDSTLPYAAAKAGLINYSKSLSNEVTPKGVRVLTVSPGWINTSASVAWLGEIARNANSTVEEAQQGVMDALGGIPYGRPAEPEEVAEFVGFLVSPRARYLTGTNYVIDGGTVPTI; encoded by the coding sequence ATGGAACAGCAATTTAATTTCAACAATGAACTATCGGGCAAAATTGCCCTGGTAACAGGAGGCACAAAAGGAGCAGGAAGAGCTATCGCAGAAAGGCTTTTGCAGGCAGGAGCAACAGTTATTATTACCGCAAGGAATGCTCCTGAAAAAGAAAATGACAGCCTGCATTTTATTGCGGCGGATTTAAGCAAGGCTGAAGGCTCACAAAAAGTAGTCGACGAAGTATTGTCAACTTACGGAAGGCTTGACATTCTGGTAAACAACCTCGGATCTTCCGAAACACCTGCCGGAGGTTTTGCCGCGTTAACAGATGAAAACTGGGAATCAACCCTTAAGGCCAATCTGCTTGCTCCGGTTCGCCTGGACAGAGGATTTCTACCCCAAATGATTGATCGGAAAAACGGTGTAATCATCCATATCGCTTCGATTCAGGGAAAATTGCCGCTCTATGATTCCACGCTGCCTTATGCCGCTGCCAAAGCAGGATTGATCAATTACAGCAAAAGTTTGTCCAATGAGGTGACCCCAAAAGGAGTTCGTGTGTTAACCGTTTCCCCGGGATGGATCAATACATCGGCATCGGTAGCCTGGCTGGGAGAAATTGCAAGAAATGCAAACAGTACCGTGGAAGAAGCTCAGCAGGGCGTCATGGATGCATTGGGCGGAATTCCTTACGGCAGACCGGCCGAACCGGAAGAAGTAGCGGAATTCGTTGGTTTTCTTGTTTCACCGAGAGCCCGTTATTTAACAGGAACCAATTATGTCATCGACGGCGGAACCGTACCCACCATTTAA
- a CDS encoding winged helix-turn-helix transcriptional regulator, producing MYERKILPNLNCGLDLIGEVLYGKWKIRLLWFISQGHQRPSELQRKIPDATRRVLNIQLKELEDHELITKKIYPVVPPKVEYSLTDFGQTLIPVIATLGNWGDTHEDHLRSVILKRLNVED from the coding sequence ATGTATGAAAGGAAAATTTTACCCAACCTGAACTGCGGTTTGGATCTGATTGGCGAAGTGCTGTACGGCAAATGGAAAATCCGTTTGCTGTGGTTTATCAGTCAGGGACATCAGCGGCCCAGCGAGCTGCAACGGAAAATTCCCGATGCCACGAGAAGAGTATTGAATATCCAGCTGAAAGAACTGGAAGATCATGAATTGATTACCAAAAAAATCTATCCCGTCGTTCCGCCGAAAGTGGAGTACAGCTTAACGGATTTCGGGCAGACCTTAATTCCCGTGATTGCAACGTTGGGAAATTGGGGTGACACCCACGAAGATCATTTGCGCTCGGTTATTTTGAAGCGCCTGAATGTTGAGGATTAA